A single Natranaerobius thermophilus JW/NM-WN-LF DNA region contains:
- a CDS encoding ferredoxin has translation MRVEVDQDLCISCGLCVDECPEVFEWNDDGKAEEKAKEVPENSQTEAKQAVEGCPTDAIKEL, from the coding sequence TTGAGAGTTGAAGTTGATCAAGATCTATGTATAAGTTGTGGTCTCTGTGTAGATGAGTGTCCTGAGGTTTTTGAATGGAATGATGATGGAAAGGCTGAGGAAAAAGCAAAAGAAGTACCTGAAAATAGCCAAACAGAAGCTAAACAGGCGGTAGAAGGATGTCCTACCGATGCTATTAAAGAATTATAA
- a CDS encoding cation diffusion facilitator family transporter: MLLYHSYSSIITGEYPGKIEDFSCKIASKMFKLLVRSLRGDFMGSNKINSSSTQKVSLVTITVNGALAIFKAIFGIFFNSAALLADAFHSISDILSSGIVFLGIKFANKPADNSHHYGHGKLESVASKVVALVLIVTALLLGHNAINMFFQPATLPGTGALIGAFVSIIVKELLYRYNITMGERYQSSALKADAWHNRSDAITSVAALIGVAGARLGFPALDPLGALIVSVLILKVGIEIYLTSIKELIDTAPTTQVISEIERIVNETEGIENVHDIKARYHGTDVFVDIKVCVDRNKTVAQGHHYAGTAKHKIIHEIPQIRDVLIHVNPCKDDVPQCSDCHEAICSEAKERTS, from the coding sequence TTGTTGCTTTATCATTCATATTCTAGTATTATTACAGGAGAATATCCCGGAAAAATAGAAGACTTTTCTTGCAAAATTGCTAGTAAGATGTTTAAATTGCTAGTTAGAAGTTTGAGGGGCGATTTTATGGGAAGCAACAAAATTAATAGTTCATCAACTCAAAAAGTTTCCTTGGTAACTATTACAGTTAACGGTGCTTTAGCAATTTTCAAAGCCATATTTGGCATTTTCTTTAATAGTGCTGCTTTGTTGGCCGATGCATTTCACTCCATCAGCGATATCCTATCTAGTGGAATAGTTTTTTTGGGTATAAAATTTGCCAATAAACCCGCGGACAACTCTCACCATTACGGTCATGGTAAACTTGAATCAGTGGCTTCTAAAGTAGTTGCTCTGGTGTTAATTGTAACAGCTTTGCTACTTGGACATAATGCCATCAATATGTTTTTTCAACCGGCTACTTTGCCTGGAACAGGGGCATTGATAGGAGCTTTTGTTTCAATAATAGTGAAAGAATTACTTTATCGTTACAATATTACAATGGGTGAACGCTATCAAAGTAGTGCTTTAAAGGCTGACGCATGGCACAATCGTTCTGATGCTATCACTTCAGTTGCAGCCTTGATCGGGGTTGCAGGGGCTCGTCTAGGTTTTCCCGCTTTAGACCCTTTAGGAGCTTTGATAGTATCTGTTTTAATACTTAAAGTAGGTATAGAAATATATTTAACATCAATTAAAGAATTAATTGATACAGCCCCTACAACACAAGTGATTTCGGAAATTGAAAGAATCGTAAATGAAACTGAGGGGATAGAAAATGTACATGATATAAAGGCTAGATATCATGGTACCGACGTATTTGTTGATATTAAAGTGTGTGTTGATAGAAATAAAACTGTGGCCCAGGGACACCATTATGCAGGAACTGCTAAACACAAGATTATCCATGAAATACCACAAATTAGAGATGTTTTAATTCATGTAAATCCTTGCAAAGATGATGTTCCTCAATGTAGTGACTGCCATGAAGCTATTTGCAGTGAGGCTAAGGAGAGAACATCTTGA
- the nth gene encoding endonuclease III yields MEKKEAEQILSKLKANYPSARTALKFNSPFELLIATILSAQCTDIRVNEITKELFELANTPQDILKLGRPRLIQIIKGAGLYKNKSKNILETCEILVDEYEGEVPAKREELEKLPGVGRKTANVVLANAFNIPAFAVDTHVLRVSKRLGLTDKEDPRGVEQDLMSVFDRDDWNVGHHLLIYHGRAVCKARKPQCENCSIIEHCKYYHDNYQYPNSTGR; encoded by the coding sequence ATGGAGAAAAAAGAGGCTGAACAAATATTATCTAAGTTGAAAGCTAATTACCCTAGTGCGAGAACTGCCTTAAAGTTTAACTCACCTTTTGAGTTGTTAATTGCAACAATCTTATCGGCTCAGTGTACTGATATTAGGGTTAATGAAATTACTAAAGAACTATTTGAATTAGCTAATACTCCTCAAGATATTTTAAAACTTGGCCGCCCACGACTAATACAAATAATAAAAGGGGCTGGCTTATATAAAAACAAAAGTAAAAACATCCTGGAAACATGTGAAATTTTAGTAGATGAATATGAAGGAGAAGTTCCTGCTAAGAGAGAAGAATTGGAAAAACTACCGGGAGTAGGTAGAAAAACGGCTAATGTAGTTTTGGCTAATGCTTTTAACATTCCTGCCTTTGCGGTAGATACTCATGTTTTACGGGTGTCCAAAAGATTGGGATTGACTGATAAAGAGGACCCCCGCGGAGTGGAACAAGACCTTATGTCAGTATTTGATAGAGATGACTGGAATGTAGGACATCATTTATTAATATACCACGGACGAGCAGTATGTAAGGCCAGGAAGCCTCAATGTGAAAATTGCAGTATTATAGAACATTGTAAGTACTATCATGATAACTATCAATATCCAAACAGTACGGGGAGATAA
- the queG gene encoding tRNA epoxyqueuosine(34) reductase QueG, with protein sequence MNSLSKLRQMALNNGFVSTGVISPDEYKEGKSRQEQAQARGHLMPFINKSQNLATRVNPSKYANWVKTVILVLYPYGGSNGNHPPKPDDGVLRGRFSKISWGRDYHLVVKKALQDLASDLVNEDIISETYETFIDTSPFAERELAFRAGLGYPGRHGCLINPTYGSFVVIGGILTDTMLPTNEQPVDEIFSTCKSCDECITVCPGKALEDSNHESKIQLENCAAYLTVVKGIIPRKKRPIIKDYLYGCDECQNVCPENSSNNFGSTNNDCVKTFSLPKWDEQHLTIEDLYPQITKILNLSNQTFRKKYKDNAVFWRGKQVLKRNAVIALGNLKDPKGLPLILETLANPSPIIRAHVPWSLEQISTQLPIHKKSWIYHKLEQQYLKESDPLVIDELKSSLLNLSK encoded by the coding sequence ATGAACAGCTTAAGCAAACTGCGACAAATGGCTTTAAATAATGGCTTTGTTTCTACTGGAGTCATTTCTCCTGATGAGTATAAAGAAGGGAAATCAAGACAGGAGCAAGCTCAAGCTCGAGGGCATCTGATGCCATTTATCAATAAATCACAAAATTTAGCTACTAGAGTAAATCCTTCTAAATACGCAAATTGGGTAAAAACTGTCATTTTAGTCCTATATCCTTACGGCGGGTCTAATGGGAATCATCCCCCAAAGCCAGATGATGGCGTGTTACGAGGTAGATTTTCGAAAATTTCCTGGGGAAGAGACTATCACTTAGTAGTTAAGAAAGCTTTGCAAGATTTAGCTAGTGATTTGGTAAATGAGGATATCATCTCGGAGACTTATGAAACATTTATTGACACCAGCCCTTTTGCTGAGCGAGAACTTGCCTTTAGAGCTGGATTAGGTTACCCAGGCAGACATGGTTGTTTAATTAATCCAACTTATGGCTCCTTTGTGGTAATTGGTGGAATTTTAACTGATACAATGTTACCTACTAATGAACAACCTGTCGATGAGATTTTTTCTACTTGTAAATCTTGTGATGAATGTATTACAGTATGTCCTGGGAAAGCCCTGGAAGACTCTAATCATGAGAGTAAAATACAACTAGAAAATTGCGCAGCTTACCTAACAGTGGTCAAAGGAATAATTCCTCGCAAGAAACGTCCTATTATTAAAGATTATTTATATGGCTGTGATGAGTGTCAGAATGTTTGCCCTGAAAATTCAAGTAATAATTTTGGTTCCACTAATAATGATTGCGTAAAAACCTTTTCTTTGCCAAAATGGGATGAACAACACCTGACAATAGAAGATCTGTATCCTCAAATAACTAAAATTTTAAATTTAAGCAATCAAACATTTAGAAAAAAGTATAAGGATAATGCAGTCTTTTGGCGCGGCAAACAAGTTCTTAAGAGAAATGCTGTTATTGCTTTGGGAAATTTAAAAGATCCCAAGGGATTACCACTTATACTAGAAACATTAGCTAATCCAAGTCCTATTATCAGGGCGCATGTACCCTGGTCTCTGGAACAAATTAGTACCCAATTGCCTATTCATAAAAAGAGTTGGATATATCACAAATTGGAGCAGCAATATTTGAAAGAATCAGACCCGCTAGTAATTGATGAACTGAAGTCTTCACTGTTAAATTTGTCGAAATAA
- the rsxC gene encoding electron transport complex subunit RsxC, translated as MANQTFPGGISPGHFKDTKDKPIESLELPKKVYIPMEQHIGAPCTPTVEVGDYVKTGQKIGESDKFVSAPVHASISGEVVDIVQYNHPLGNTSQTVVIESDGQDEPDYQDEEQTVNLDSFSAEEIKNVVKEAGIVGLGGATFPTHVKISPPEDKPIDTVLINGAECEPFLTSDHRLMVEQAEKIIFGLRAIMKAVNCDRGIIAIEDNKPDAVEAMNSLVTDDDSLEVMTFETKYPQGAEKQLIKAALDREVPSGGLPMDVGCVVNNTGTALAVADALRTNKPILERVVTISGPGIEQSGNFMVRLGTLASDLIEQLGGMGDQTRKIIMGGPMMGISQPNADFPVIKGTSGVLLLTDQEVQIFEERPCINCGRCVDSCPISLLPNLLGTFMEHERPDKAEDFNALDCIECGCCTYICPARRPLVHYIRVAKGEIMAKRQNK; from the coding sequence ATGGCTAATCAAACTTTTCCAGGTGGCATTTCTCCTGGTCATTTTAAAGATACTAAGGACAAGCCTATAGAATCCTTGGAACTTCCCAAAAAAGTTTATATACCTATGGAGCAGCATATTGGTGCCCCCTGCACTCCAACTGTGGAAGTTGGGGATTATGTAAAAACAGGTCAAAAGATTGGAGAAAGTGATAAATTTGTATCAGCTCCAGTCCATGCCAGCATATCTGGTGAAGTTGTGGACATTGTTCAGTATAATCATCCTTTAGGTAACACATCTCAAACTGTAGTAATTGAATCTGATGGGCAGGATGAACCGGATTATCAGGATGAAGAACAAACAGTTAATTTGGATAGCTTCTCAGCTGAAGAAATTAAAAATGTAGTCAAAGAAGCCGGAATCGTCGGCTTAGGAGGTGCTACATTTCCAACTCATGTTAAAATTTCTCCTCCTGAGGACAAGCCTATTGATACGGTGTTGATTAATGGTGCTGAATGTGAACCTTTTTTAACATCAGACCACAGGCTCATGGTTGAGCAAGCAGAAAAAATTATATTTGGGTTGCGGGCTATTATGAAAGCCGTCAACTGTGACAGAGGCATAATTGCCATTGAAGATAATAAACCTGATGCTGTTGAGGCTATGAATTCCTTGGTAACTGATGATGACTCTTTAGAAGTGATGACTTTTGAAACTAAATATCCTCAGGGAGCGGAAAAACAGCTGATCAAAGCAGCCTTAGATAGAGAGGTTCCCTCAGGCGGACTCCCCATGGATGTAGGTTGTGTTGTAAATAATACCGGCACTGCTTTAGCTGTGGCTGATGCTTTAAGGACTAATAAACCAATTTTGGAGAGAGTTGTAACTATTTCTGGTCCTGGAATCGAACAATCGGGTAACTTTATGGTTAGACTTGGAACCCTGGCTTCAGATTTGATTGAACAGCTAGGTGGAATGGGGGATCAAACGAGAAAAATCATTATGGGTGGCCCTATGATGGGAATTAGTCAGCCAAATGCTGATTTTCCAGTGATTAAAGGAACATCCGGTGTCTTACTTCTAACTGATCAAGAGGTACAGATTTTTGAAGAAAGACCATGTATAAACTGTGGCCGTTGTGTTGACAGTTGTCCGATTTCTTTATTGCCCAATTTACTAGGGACTTTTATGGAGCATGAACGCCCAGACAAAGCAGAGGATTTTAATGCTCTCGACTGTATTGAATGTGGTTGTTGTACCTATATCTGCCCTGCTCGACGTCCCCTAGTACATTATATCAGGGTGGCTAAAGGCGAAATAATGGCAAAACGGCAAAACAAGTAA
- a CDS encoding RnfABCDGE type electron transport complex subunit D encodes MANKLVVSSSPHLRTPESVDSIMRDVLIALIPPLIVSAWLFSLYSIWMVVVATVVCMVSEAVMVHKSVSLSKIKGDWSAAVTGVIYGLSLPPGTPWWVVAIGAFIAISVGKHVFGGLGYNIFNPALVGRAFVVLAWPSYLTHWTEPFQAVDFDSATAATPLVVDSDAVSLSDLFVGTTGGSIGETSILAILLGAVFLLVKGHIDIRIPAAYMGAVAVMALVTGQDIMYHLFSGSAFFAAVYMATCMVTSPYTKTGKLIFGFGCGLFTALFRMFGSAPEGVTYAILLMNALVPFINKYTRPKIYGEVSN; translated from the coding sequence ATGGCGAATAAATTAGTAGTATCTTCTTCACCACACTTGCGAACACCTGAATCAGTAGACAGTATAATGAGAGATGTTTTGATTGCTCTGATTCCACCATTAATAGTCAGTGCCTGGTTATTTAGTTTATATTCAATTTGGATGGTAGTTGTGGCTACGGTGGTTTGCATGGTGAGCGAAGCAGTTATGGTTCATAAATCTGTAAGTCTTTCTAAAATTAAAGGCGATTGGAGTGCCGCCGTAACAGGGGTTATTTATGGATTGAGCTTGCCGCCTGGAACTCCGTGGTGGGTAGTAGCCATTGGAGCGTTTATAGCTATCTCTGTAGGAAAACATGTATTTGGTGGATTAGGCTACAATATTTTCAATCCAGCACTTGTAGGGCGAGCTTTTGTTGTGCTAGCATGGCCCAGTTACTTAACACATTGGACAGAGCCATTCCAAGCCGTTGATTTTGATTCAGCAACAGCGGCTACTCCACTAGTAGTGGATTCCGATGCGGTATCCTTGTCTGATTTGTTTGTAGGAACCACTGGGGGTTCTATTGGTGAGACATCAATATTAGCAATTTTACTAGGTGCTGTATTCCTGCTGGTAAAAGGTCATATTGATATTAGAATACCGGCAGCATATATGGGTGCTGTAGCTGTAATGGCCTTAGTAACTGGCCAGGATATTATGTATCATTTATTTAGCGGCAGTGCTTTTTTTGCTGCGGTTTATATGGCTACTTGTATGGTAACCTCACCTTATACTAAGACTGGTAAATTGATATTTGGTTTCGGTTGTGGCCTCTTCACAGCATTGTTCAGGATGTTCGGATCTGCACCTGAAGGAGTGACATATGCAATCTTGCTGATGAATGCCCTAGTGCCATTTATTAACAAGTATACCAGGCCCAAAATTTATGGGGAGGTGTCCAACTAA
- a CDS encoding RnfABCDGE type electron transport complex subunit G: MKLNDLLKLGGVLMVVAALSATLLGFSNSYTDPIIQERRMEQLENSMFEFFPEAEEFIIDEIDEQEYYVVKTEGEVSGVATVVDPGGYGGRIEMMVAADAEGTVSGVDILSHAETPGLGSEIEEPEWLQQFIGLSASQDIMGEEKVDIISGATVSSEAVIEGVELALDNIVEDYLGN, translated from the coding sequence ATGAAACTTAATGATCTGTTAAAATTAGGTGGAGTTTTAATGGTGGTTGCTGCGCTCTCAGCCACCTTGCTAGGTTTTTCCAATTCTTATACTGATCCCATCATCCAGGAAAGGCGAATGGAGCAACTGGAAAACTCCATGTTTGAATTCTTTCCTGAAGCAGAAGAATTTATCATCGACGAGATTGATGAACAAGAATATTATGTAGTGAAAACAGAGGGTGAAGTGAGCGGAGTAGCTACTGTAGTTGATCCAGGAGGATACGGAGGAAGAATTGAAATGATGGTTGCTGCCGATGCAGAAGGTACCGTTAGTGGTGTTGATATATTATCTCATGCTGAAACACCTGGACTTGGTAGTGAAATAGAGGAACCCGAGTGGTTACAACAATTTATCGGTTTATCTGCCTCACAAGATATCATGGGAGAGGAAAAAGTAGATATAATCTCAGGTGCTACAGTGAGCAGTGAAGCTGTAATAGAAGGTGTCGAATTGGCCCTTGACAATATAGTTGAAGATTATTTAGGAAACTAA
- the rsxE gene encoding electron transport complex subunit RsxE — translation MKFSEAFTQGLLKENGLYRQLLGLCPALAVTQTAMNSLGLGAATMAVLLAANIVISLVKNLIPKKIRIPSYIVIIATFVTIVDMFLEAFTPDLHAALGIFIPLIVTNCLILGRAEAFASKEKVTSAIGDALGMGIGFTLGLLSLGVVRELFGKGSLFGWPVLHELFGAFGLEFQPALIFIQPAGAFFALGILLALMNIVYKRLQYD, via the coding sequence TTGAAATTTAGTGAAGCTTTTACGCAAGGTTTACTAAAAGAAAATGGTTTGTATAGGCAACTTTTAGGACTGTGCCCAGCCTTGGCTGTTACACAAACTGCTATGAATAGCTTGGGTTTAGGTGCCGCTACAATGGCTGTTTTGCTTGCTGCCAATATAGTGATTTCTTTAGTTAAAAATCTTATTCCCAAAAAAATAAGAATTCCTTCATATATAGTCATTATAGCAACCTTTGTTACTATAGTAGACATGTTCTTAGAAGCTTTCACACCGGATCTTCACGCTGCTTTGGGAATATTTATTCCATTAATTGTCACCAACTGCTTAATCTTGGGACGAGCTGAGGCCTTTGCCTCCAAAGAAAAAGTAACTTCAGCCATTGGAGACGCTTTGGGTATGGGTATTGGCTTTACCTTGGGGTTACTGTCCCTAGGAGTAGTTAGAGAGCTATTCGGTAAAGGTAGCTTGTTTGGTTGGCCTGTACTCCATGAACTATTCGGGGCTTTTGGATTAGAATTTCAGCCAGCCTTGATTTTCATCCAACCAGCTGGTGCATTCTTTGCCCTAGGTATCCTTCTAGCCCTAATGAATATAGTCTACAAGCGTTTGCAGTATGATTAA
- the rsxA gene encoding electron transport complex subunit RsxA, translating into MEELLAIFIGAIFVNNIVLIQFLGICPFLGVSKKVETAVGMGLAVTFIMTLASIITWLIHEMILVPFEAEYLEYVAYILVIASLVQFIEMLLEKVSPNLYKALGIYLPLITTNCAILGLALQNILEGYNLLESTIHGVGAGIGFTVALVVMAGIREQLEFAKMPNLFQGASVAFIIAGILSIAFTGFLGVI; encoded by the coding sequence ATGGAAGAATTATTGGCGATATTTATTGGCGCCATTTTTGTCAATAATATAGTATTGATTCAGTTTTTGGGAATATGTCCTTTTTTAGGAGTTTCCAAAAAAGTAGAAACAGCAGTGGGAATGGGCTTAGCCGTAACTTTTATTATGACCTTGGCTTCAATTATTACCTGGTTAATCCATGAAATGATTTTGGTGCCCTTTGAAGCTGAGTATCTAGAATATGTTGCATATATTCTAGTAATTGCTTCCCTAGTACAGTTTATTGAGATGTTACTTGAAAAGGTAAGTCCTAATTTATATAAAGCACTTGGGATCTATTTGCCTTTAATAACTACCAACTGTGCTATTTTAGGCCTAGCTTTGCAAAACATTTTAGAAGGTTACAACTTACTAGAATCTACAATTCATGGCGTTGGAGCTGGCATAGGCTTTACTGTAGCCCTGGTAGTTATGGCAGGTATTAGAGAACAGTTGGAATTCGCTAAAATGCCCAATTTATTTCAAGGTGCTTCAGTGGCATTTATTATAGCAGGAATTCTTTCCATTGCTTTTACTGGTTTTCTTGGTGTAATATAA
- the rnfB gene encoding RnfABCDGE type electron transport complex subunit B, with amino-acid sequence MYAAVLSLGGLGLFFGLVLAYASQKFAVEVDPKVEAIDESLPGANCGACGYPGCGAFAEAVANGEAPIDGCTPGGENTAQTIADILGVSHEESEERYVAEVACLGGSEHCKEQFDYDGVQDCRAAMMYANGFKACDYGCLGLGTCEHICPFDAIEMQDNGIPHIDPEKCTGCNKCANTCPKDVIKMINANTKHHVRCNSCDKGKTVRQVCEVGCIGCGVCAKVCPVDAITIENNLAYIDSHECVNCGKCKEKCPRDCITSDLEYTTKA; translated from the coding sequence TTGTATGCAGCAGTACTGAGTCTAGGAGGATTAGGGCTGTTTTTTGGCCTGGTGCTAGCTTATGCTTCCCAAAAATTCGCAGTAGAGGTAGATCCAAAAGTGGAAGCCATTGATGAGAGCTTACCTGGCGCTAATTGTGGGGCTTGTGGTTATCCCGGTTGCGGCGCTTTTGCAGAAGCTGTAGCTAATGGAGAAGCTCCTATTGACGGGTGTACTCCAGGCGGAGAAAATACAGCCCAGACTATTGCGGACATTTTAGGAGTTAGCCATGAGGAATCTGAGGAAAGATATGTAGCCGAAGTGGCATGCCTTGGTGGAAGTGAACATTGTAAGGAACAATTTGATTACGATGGTGTTCAGGACTGCAGAGCAGCTATGATGTATGCTAACGGATTTAAAGCTTGCGATTATGGTTGCTTAGGTTTAGGTACTTGTGAACACATCTGTCCTTTTGATGCCATTGAAATGCAAGATAATGGGATACCTCATATTGATCCAGAAAAATGTACAGGATGTAATAAGTGTGCTAATACTTGCCCCAAAGATGTCATTAAAATGATTAATGCAAATACTAAACACCATGTTAGATGTAATTCATGTGACAAGGGGAAAACAGTTAGACAGGTTTGTGAAGTTGGTTGTATCGGATGTGGTGTTTGTGCCAAGGTTTGTCCTGTTGATGCTATTACTATTGAAAATAACCTGGCCTATATAGACAGCCACGAATGCGTTAACTGTGGAAAATGTAAGGAAAAATGCCCTAGAGATTGTATAACTAGTGATCTAGAATATACTACAAAGGCATAA
- the moaC gene encoding cyclic pyranopterin monophosphate synthase MoaC, whose protein sequence is MVDEFTHLDNQGKARMVEINQKPDTSRRAVARGSIYMKANTLQKVKTNEMEKGDVLGVARVAAIMGTKRTGDLIPMCHPLMLTGIEVNFNFDEENCKIDIEVIVKTTGKTGVEMEALTGVSLAALTIYDMCKSIDKTMKIEHIRLAKKSGGQSGEIENE, encoded by the coding sequence ATGGTTGATGAATTTACCCATTTAGATAATCAAGGAAAGGCTAGAATGGTAGAAATTAATCAAAAACCTGATACAAGTCGTAGGGCAGTTGCTCGTGGATCTATCTACATGAAAGCTAATACACTACAAAAAGTTAAAACTAACGAAATGGAAAAAGGTGATGTACTAGGAGTGGCTCGTGTGGCAGCTATAATGGGGACTAAAAGAACGGGAGATCTTATTCCCATGTGCCATCCTTTGATGTTAACTGGAATTGAAGTAAACTTTAATTTTGATGAAGAAAATTGTAAAATAGATATTGAAGTGATTGTTAAAACTACAGGGAAAACTGGAGTCGAAATGGAAGCTTTGACAGGGGTTAGTTTGGCTGCTTTAACCATTTATGATATGTGCAAATCTATTGATAAAACTATGAAGATAGAGCATATACGATTGGCCAAAAAATCTGGTGGTCAAAGTGGTGAAATAGAAAATGAGTAA
- a CDS encoding Na+/H+ antiporter subunit E — translation MKGRDYTYLGTACLLLVFWLIMVSELSSFGIVVGSIASIGIVYLFSEHLLTVEYRFPLIFRNIGRLIIYIGSLIYEIIIANIQVAKIVLSINMDLSPTFVRFKGKLNTDTSKAILGNSITLTPGTLTVEIEEDEFIIHGLTKSHVQGLLDWYMIDYLVKMEEEGKHGR, via the coding sequence ATGAAGGGACGAGATTATACTTATCTGGGTACTGCTTGCTTACTGTTAGTGTTTTGGTTAATTATGGTCAGTGAGCTCAGTTCCTTTGGGATAGTAGTAGGCTCTATTGCCAGTATTGGAATTGTGTACTTATTCAGTGAACATCTGTTGACTGTGGAATATCGCTTCCCTTTAATATTTCGGAATATTGGCAGATTGATAATATATATTGGTAGTTTAATCTATGAAATAATAATTGCCAATATTCAGGTAGCCAAAATTGTATTATCAATCAATATGGACTTATCGCCGACCTTTGTAAGATTCAAAGGTAAGCTAAATACCGATACTTCTAAAGCCATATTAGGTAATTCCATCACTCTGACTCCTGGTACTTTAACCGTAGAGATAGAAGAGGACGAGTTTATAATTCACGGATTGACAAAATCCCATGTTCAAGGATTGTTGGATTGGTATATGATAGATTACCTGGTAAAGATGGAGGAGGAAGGTAAACATGGTAGGTAA
- a CDS encoding monovalent cation/H+ antiporter complex subunit F codes for MVGNFFMYTAIALAILIMVSLYRAYVGPACFDRVVAINIISTKVVTIIALVSYIYQQEFFLDVALVYALISYVTVVGIAKYVEHGSC; via the coding sequence ATGGTAGGTAACTTTTTTATGTATACGGCAATAGCCCTAGCCATTTTAATCATGGTGAGTTTGTACAGGGCTTATGTAGGACCAGCCTGCTTTGATCGTGTTGTGGCTATAAATATAATTAGTACCAAAGTTGTGACTATCATTGCCCTGGTATCTTATATTTATCAACAAGAGTTCTTCTTAGATGTAGCACTAGTTTATGCACTGATCAGTTATGTGACGGTAGTTGGAATTGCCAAGTATGTAGAACACGGTAGCTGCTGA
- the mnhG gene encoding monovalent cation/H(+) antiporter subunit G, translating to MLDILIILLLISGTFFFFIGVVGLIRLPDVYTRMHATTKCDTLGAGLLLLALILAQPLTIATLKTVFIIVFIWITHPTAAHIIARASYHTRMPQYPDTQYIDMTEEEGNS from the coding sequence ATGTTAGATATATTGATAATTTTATTGTTAATCAGTGGAACATTCTTTTTCTTTATCGGAGTAGTGGGTTTGATTCGATTGCCGGATGTTTATACCAGAATGCATGCCACTACAAAATGTGATACTTTGGGTGCTGGTTTGCTTTTGTTAGCCTTAATTTTGGCACAACCATTAACTATTGCCACTCTTAAGACCGTTTTTATAATAGTTTTTATCTGGATAACTCATCCCACGGCGGCCCATATTATTGCTCGAGCTTCTTACCACACTAGAATGCCCCAGTATCCCGATACTCAATATATAGATATGACAGAAGAGGAGGGCAATTCATGA
- a CDS encoding Na(+)/H(+) antiporter subunit B — protein MIHHVLNILLLSFLVVCALAVERTKDLLSAVIIFSAYSLVMAVTWEQLHAPDVAITEAAIGAGVTSLVFVVTISRTRRYED, from the coding sequence ATGATACATCATGTGCTGAATATTTTACTGCTATCATTTTTAGTTGTTTGTGCCCTTGCTGTAGAACGGACTAAGGATTTATTGAGTGCTGTGATAATTTTTAGTGCCTACAGCCTGGTAATGGCTGTAACCTGGGAACAACTTCATGCCCCTGATGTAGCAATTACCGAAGCTGCCATTGGTGCAGGAGTAACTTCTCTGGTTTTCGTTGTCACTATCAGCAGAACGAGGAGGTATGAAGATTGA
- the mbhE gene encoding hydrogen gas-evolving membrane-bound hydrogenase subunit E, producing the protein MIKQLFTIGLLLMIGYSMLLVVAELPEFGVEDNPAFNEVSERYLEQGPEETENSNIVSAVLVEYRAFDTFGEITVLYTAITGVLLVMEGNKKE; encoded by the coding sequence TTGATTAAGCAACTCTTTACAATCGGGTTACTCTTAATGATAGGATATTCTATGCTGTTAGTGGTTGCTGAACTACCCGAATTTGGTGTAGAAGATAATCCGGCTTTCAATGAAGTGTCCGAAAGGTATTTAGAACAGGGTCCTGAAGAAACGGAAAATAGTAATATTGTTTCGGCAGTACTGGTAGAATACCGGGCTTTTGATACCTTCGGTGAAATCACAGTATTATACACGGCTATTACCGGAGTACTGCTGGTAATGGAAGGCAATAAGAAGGAGTGA